One Acidobacteriota bacterium DNA window includes the following coding sequences:
- a CDS encoding Fur family transcriptional regulator, translated as MLAFSEHRRSSPSLNEIRPGMGASRSAVRRLEERSEEVGIKMTDLRRILFHGLLEAGPRATAVEIWKTLCRIMEHGRAPSQGSIQRNLNLFVERGILRRDVSPDRLWRYSVAPERKTVLAITFVEAGTGRKIACNAPEVATLLRRVAAEHGLAVQGAAITVTSSVSAT; from the coding sequence ATGCTCGCCTTCTCCGAACATCGCCGCTCTTCGCCGTCCCTGAATGAAATCCGCCCCGGCATGGGAGCCAGCCGCAGCGCCGTGCGCAGGCTGGAAGAACGGAGCGAGGAGGTGGGCATCAAGATGACCGATCTGCGGCGCATCCTGTTCCACGGTCTTCTGGAAGCCGGACCACGCGCGACGGCAGTGGAGATATGGAAAACGCTGTGCCGGATCATGGAGCATGGGCGTGCCCCTTCACAGGGTTCGATCCAGCGTAACCTGAATCTCTTTGTCGAGCGGGGCATCCTGCGCCGCGACGTCTCGCCCGACCGGCTGTGGCGCTACAGCGTGGCTCCTGAACGCAAGACGGTTCTCGCGATTACCTTCGTGGAAGCCGGCACAGGTCGGAAGATCGCCTGCAACGCGCCTGAAGTCGCGACCCTGCTGCGCCGCGTGGCGGCCGAACATGGTCTGGCGGTGCAGGGGGCGGCCATCACGGTCACATCGTCAGTCAGCGCAACATGA
- the exbD gene encoding TonB system transport protein ExbD, which produces MIRIRHTDENPHEASEINVTPFIDVMLVLLVIFMVTAPLTTVNVPVDLPSSTEKPTPRPDDPVFLTVKADHGLALGEDDISTDALSGALETATKGNKDERIFLRADRTVDYGTLMGVMDKLRSAGYLKVALVNLQGQEEGSEVGTTLAPPGNAAPATPTSGATP; this is translated from the coding sequence ATGATCCGCATCCGCCACACCGATGAGAACCCGCACGAGGCGAGCGAGATCAACGTCACGCCGTTCATCGACGTGATGCTGGTTCTGCTGGTGATCTTCATGGTCACGGCTCCGCTGACCACCGTGAACGTACCCGTGGACCTGCCGTCCTCGACCGAAAAGCCGACGCCGCGGCCGGATGATCCGGTGTTCCTGACGGTGAAGGCCGATCATGGCCTAGCGCTGGGTGAGGATGACATCAGCACCGATGCGCTTTCCGGCGCGCTGGAAACCGCGACCAAAGGCAACAAGGACGAACGCATCTTCCTGCGTGCCGACAGGACGGTCGATTACGGCACGCTGATGGGGGTGATGGATAAGTTGCGCTCCGCCGGATACCTCAAGGTGGCGCTCGTCAACCTGCAGGGACAGGAAGAGGGCAGCGAGGTCGGAACGACGTTAGCGCCGCCTGGCAACGCGGCTCCTGCCACACCCACATCTGGAGCGACACCATGA